In Anguilla rostrata isolate EN2019 chromosome 1, ASM1855537v3, whole genome shotgun sequence, a genomic segment contains:
- the si:dkey-196h17.9 gene encoding exocyst complex component 3 encodes MFLGYRKLPKCKERTWTMKRIINAMPTAQTPSQKTKKPETLGSDKATPAEVTTETSQCLRMALEVLYSEKAGGVCAEFTPQKLKELYQVLCSIMNNALLGESPSVEELRIASQVIAAGQKYHGVCQQEEWSPKNWFNMFTQLVEQAVIKKIPQPPLKSLGSGHPEKVLAEYLQLAQKTVLEELKRLSPGLRETPLLDCVVENFHLYIFAQLDQVLNCTLTADKINLVLYWVARVYLSEKSMGHPDIKDNCFRAVDMLVLSDWLQRAEKMFLTAIQEVVSERLHSILQNEKIYWGTCIPGDEEDFIKLQIDVIQVLQGFIEPAGMISKQLKVKVQEICYPKLLVFLEKYVEREQKRLKMHAKSGEMYPFRTFSTSMELRKYVQKIASNRNDESIKAVHSLKSIEAQSLALVLKKPFSKAEASLKEYFKKGDGHRMGEMEEIKMHFRTLPKMNQEAYKIAVDTAYDRLTSLYLKYLLQSNKSELERTWSDVGSEVTENAEYLHNMFSHLNPEVIQRNQALLNVGKILKCSDINALKITIAEMRIDCPDMSQEQVRILLRWKGLSQSQVKEVLDASQECLYTIDLPNKPRWYRYCCCY; translated from the exons ATGTTTTTGGGGTATCGAAAACTACCCAAGTGTAAAGAAAGAACATGGACAATGAAGAGGATTATTAATGCAATGCCAACGGCACAAACCCCCTCACAGAAGACAAAGAAACCTGAGACACTGGGGAGTGATAAGGCTACTCCTGCTGAAG TGACAACCGAGACTTCACAGTGCCTCCGCATGGCCCTAGAAGTTCTATACTCAGAGAAagcagggggtgtgtgtgcagagttTACTCCTCAGAAACTTAAGGAACTGTACCAGGTGTTGTGCAGCATCATGAATAATGCACTGCTTGGGGAATCTCCCTCCGTGGAGGAATTGCGCATTGCCAGTCAGGTCATTGCCGCTGGACAGAAATACCATGGAGTCTGTCAACAGGAGGAATGGAGCCCCAAAAACTGGTTCAACATGTTCACTCAACTGGTGGAGCAGGCTGTGATCAAGAAGATCCCTCAGCCACCACTCAAGAGCCTGGGGTCTGGACATCCAGAGAAGGTGCTGGCTGAATACCTGCAGCTGGCCCAGAAGACAGTGCTGGAGGAGCTAAAGAGGCTAAGCCCAGGTTTGAGAGAGACCCCACTTCTTGACTGCGTGGTTGAGAATTTTCACCTCTACATTTTTGCCCAACTGGACCAGGTCTTGAATTGTACCCTTACTGCAGACAAAATCAACCTGGTGCTGTATTGGGTGGCACGTGTGTACCTGAG TGAGAAATCAATGGGTCACCCTGACATCAAGGATAACTGTTTCAGGGCAGTTGACATGCTGGTCCTTTCAGACTGGTTGCAGAGGGCAGAAAAGATGTTCCTCACTGCTATACAG GAGGTTGTCTCAGAGAGATTGCACAGTATCCTTCAAAATGAGAAGATCTACTGGGGCACTTGTATCCCAGGAGATGAGGAGGACTTCATTAAACTGCAAATAGATGTCATTCAG GTCCTCCAAGGTTTCATCGAGCCGGCAGGCATGATTAGTAAACAACTCAAAGTCAAAGTACAAGAAATCTGTTACCCGAAGCTGTTGGTCTTTTTAGAAAA ATATgtagagagagaacagaagcgactgaaaatgcatgcaaaatcaGGAGAGATGTACCCTTTCAGAACATTCAGCACTTCAATGGAACTTAG GAAGTATGTACAAAAAATTGCAAGCAATAGAAATGATGAGTCCATCAAGGCTGTCCATTCATTAAAGAGCATTGAGGCCCAGTCTTTGGCGCTTGTGTTGAAGAAGCCATTCTCCAAAGCAGAG GCTTCTTTAAAAGAGTATTTTAAGAAAGGAGATGGACACAGGATGGGTGAGATGGAAgagataaaaatgcatttcaggacCCTCCCCAAAATGAATCAAGAGGCATACAAG ATAGCTGTTGACACAGCTTATGATCGCCTCACTTCTCTGTACCTGAAATACCTATTACAGAGCAACAAGAGTGAGCTAGAAAGGACATGGAGTGATGTAGGGAGTGAAGTGACAGAGAATGCAGAGTATTTACACAATATGTTCTCTCATCTG AACCCAGAAGTGATACAGAGGAACCAGGCTCTACTGAACGTTGGAAAGATCCTAAAGTGCAGTGATATAAACGCGCTGAAGATAACAATTGCCGAAATGAGGATAGACTGTCCTGACATGAG TCAAGAGCAGGTTCGCATTCTGCTGCGGTGGAAGGGTCTATCACAGAGTCAAGTGAAAGAGGTCCTGGACGCAAGCCAAGAATGTTTGTACACTATTGACCTGCCCAACAAGCCAAGATGGTACCGttattgctgctgctactgA
- the LOC135249366 gene encoding ladderlectin-like, producing the protein MRVLTVSVLLFVVLALNVSEQASVTEAEVSQAINGAAPPAEETEETVPDVSVQKNSLPESPEFGDEAPLTRSLGDCPFGWYGHQARCYQFVNQANTWINAQQYCIGLGANLASARNPREYIFLQELVDRSGQATRAWLGGFYLQNTWLWVDGEGLYYQNWQTQSSASSFPCIFLQTRVGWSNNNCHSTTNPFICVKRTC; encoded by the exons ATGAGGGTTTTGAccgtctctgtgctgctcttcGTGGTCCTCGCTCTTAATGTATCAG AGCAGGCCAGTGTGACTGAAGCAGAGGTCAGTCAGGCTATAAATGGTGCTGCACCTCCAGCAG AAGAGACTGAGGAAACTGTGCCAGATGTATCAGTGCAGAAAAACTCACTCCCAG AATCCCCTGAATTTGGGGATGAGGCTCCACTTACACGATCCCTAGGGGATTGTCCATTTGGTTGGTATGGCCATCAAGCACGCTGCTACCAGTTTGTTAATCAGGCCAATACATGGATCAATGCACAG CAATATTGCATAGGACTAGGTGCTAACTTAGCCTCAGCACGCAACCCAAGGGAATACATATTCCTCCAGGAATTGGTTGATCGAAGTGGTCAAGCTACACGAGCATGGCTTGGGGGGTTTTACCTTCAG AACACATGGTTGTGGGTGGATGGGGAAGGATTGTACTACCAGAACTGGCAGACTCAGAGTTCTGCTAGCAGCTTCCCTTGCATTTTTCTGCAAACAAGAG ttGGCTGGTCCAACAATAATTGCCACTCTACAACCAATCCATTCATTTGTGTGAAAAGAACTTGCTGA
- the LOC135249369 gene encoding ladderlectin-like — MRVFAVSVLLFMVLALHVSEEASVAEAEISQAVNGAAPPAEETEKTVPDVPVQNLSLPESPEFGDEAPLTRSLGDCPFGWYGHQARCYQFVNQASTWINAQQYCIGLGANLASARNPREYIFLQELVDRIGQTSRAWLGGFYLQNTWLWVDGEGFYYHNWQSQSSSSSYPCLFLQTRVGWSNNNCHSTTNPFICVKRTC; from the exons ATGAGGGTTTTTGCCGTCTCCGTGCTGCTCTTCATGGTCCTCGCTCTTCACGTATCAG AGGAGGCCAGTGTGGCTGAAGCAGAGATCAGTCAGGCTGTAAATGGTGCTGCACCTCCAGCAG AAGAGACTGAGAAAACTGTGCCAGATGTACCAGTGCAGAATCTCTCACTCCCAG AATCCCCTGAGTTTGGGGATGAGGCTCCACTTACACGATCCCTAGGGGATTGTCCATTTGGTTGGTATGGCCATCAAGCACGCTGCTACCAGTTTGTTAATCAGGCCAGTACATGGATCAATGCACAG CAATATTGCATAGGACTAGGTGCTAACTTAGCCTCAGCACGCAACCCAAGGGAATACATATTCCTCCAAGAATTGGTTGATCGAATTGGTCAAACTTCACGAGCATGGCTTGGGGGGTTTTATCTTCAG AACACATGGTTGTGGGTGGATGGGGAAGGATTCTACTACCATAACTGGCAATCTCAGAGTTCTTCTAGCAGCTACCCATGCCTTTTTCTGCAAACAAGAG ttGGCTGGTCCAACAATAATTGCCACTCTACAACCAATCCATTCATTTGTGTGAAAAGAACTTGCTGA